The DNA segment GCTCGCGGTGGAAGCTCCCGCTCCCGCCGAGCGCGGCGATCGCCTCGCTCGCGCGCTGGGCGCTCTTCTCGAGCTCGCTCTCGGCGGTCTTGTAGTTGGGCGCCTGCACCCGGATGCGGTACTCGGGCGCGCCGACGTAGGTGACCTCGAGGTCGATCTCGTCGCTCACCTCGCCGTTGCCCTCCGCCGCCCGTAGCGCCTCCTTGACCGCGTCGACGCCCTCGTCGGTGGAACAGACCAGATCGACGTAGCCCGTCACCGTCACGTACGGCACCGAGACGTTCTCGCGGGCGGTCTCGACGATCGCCTCGGCCTCCTCGTCGGAGAGATCGGTCTCCGAGAGCGCGGAGGGGCCGTGGATCGCGGCCTGTTCGAACCCCTCGTAGAGGCTGCCGTGGACGTCGATGAGCTCGTTCGCGACGGCGCCGTAGGTCTCCTCGTCGACGTCCTCGCCGAAGGCGAGCGACATCCAGTTGTCGGCCTTCTGTTCGTTCTTCCAGCGCTGGATCGTCTCCTTGTGCTGGTGTTCGTTGACGTCCTTCAGCGTGAGGTCGATCTGCTGGGAGTCCCGGTCGACCTCGAGCACCTTACAGACGACCGTCTGGCCCTCGCGGACGTGATCGCGGACGTTCTTGATCCAGCCCGAGGCGACCTCGCTGATGTGGATCAGGCCGCGCTTGTCCTCGTACTCCTCGAGGTCGACGAACACGCCGAAGTCCTCGATCTCATCGACCTTGCCGACGACGAGTTCGCCGGGGTTGGGCCAGCCGCTGTACTTCATCGGACCTCGGCGGTCTCACCGGGCTCGTCCCGGTCCGCCGAGCGGTGCTCGACGGTCTCGAGCACTTCGCCCTCGATATCGGCCTTTCCGCCGGTGGGGCGTACGAGCGTGTGACCACAGACGGCACAGGCGACCTCGGTGGAGGCCCGTCCGAAGACGATCTGTTCGTTCTCGCAGTCCGGACACGCGACGCGGTGAAAGCTCCCCGCCATGGTTACTCCTGGAACTCCACGCGGCCGGCGCGCCATCCCTTGCGCAGGTGGGCCTTGCCGCACTCGCCACAGCGGTACTTGAAGTCGGTCTTCCGGGTCGGCTTCCCGCCGCTCGGCACCTTCGAGAACTTCCCGTCGTTGCCGATGCCGGTCTGGCGCTTTCGCTGTCGGTCGATCCACTTCATTCCGGTCTGGCGGCCGGTGCGGACCTTTTCGAGCTCGTGCTGGTGATGTTCGTTGCAGTACGGACAGTACGTGTTGAAGCGTCGTGGGATCTGCATGGCCTTGCCCGCCGGTTGGCAGGCCGAAGGTAAAACCCGTTTGGTTGCCGGCCGTCGTATCGGTCCTCCCTGCAAAGGTTGATTAGGGTACTGGCCTGAGTGGACGACGTGAACTGCTACCGTTGGGAGGGGCTCGGAACCGACGGACGTGACGACGGTTCTCCCCGCCGAAACCGACGGTAGCGGACTATCGGAGCCGAAGCTACAGACACAGCATGTACATCGACATCCTCGGTGGGGCGCTCATCGGCGCGCTCCTCCTCACGCTCTGCGTTGGAATCGCCCGCTCCCTGGATCGACGGGTCGGGGCCGTGATGACCGACGGTGGCGAACGGAGCAATGCGTCGTCCTCCTCTGAGGTCTCCCCCGACGGCGGCGTCGCGACCGGCTACGGGTTCGTCACGTCGAAGCCGACCGGCCTGATCCGGTGGTTCACGACGGTCGACCACCGCGACATCGGGATCCTCTATCTCACCTTCGGCGTGTTCATGTTCCTCTGGGGCGGGATGGACGCGATGATGGCCCGGACGGAACTCCTCACCCCGCAGGCGGAGGTGTTCGGCATCGAGACGTACAACCAGCTGTTCACCACCCACGCCATTACGATGCTGTTCCTGTTCGCCACGCCGATCCTCTTCGGGCTGGCGAACTACTTCCTCCCGCTGCTGATCGGCGCCGACGACATGGCGTTTCCCCGGATCAACGCCATCGGCTTCTGGGTGCTGCCGCCCGCAGCGGTGCTGATCCGCTTCGGCATCCTCAGCGACACGGTGGCGGCGCTTCTCGCTCCGGTGAGCCCCGCGCTCGCGCAGCTGCTCGTCGCGTTCAAACCCATCGACGTCGGGTGGACGCTCTATCCACCGCTCTCGACCCAGACGATCAACGCGCAGATCGACATGGTGTTGCTGGGCCTGCACCTCTCGGGAATCGGGACGACGCTCGGCGCGATCAACATCATCGCGACCATCTTCACCGACCGCGCGCCCGACGTCGGCTGGGAGCGCCTCGACATCTTCTCCTGGACGCTGCTCACCCAGGCGGGCCTCATCCTCTTCGCGTTCCCGCTGCTGGGCGCCGTGCTGATCATGCTGCTGCTCGATCGGAACGTCGGCACCTCCTTCTTCGCCATCGAATACGGCGGCTACATCCTCTACCAGCACCTCTTCTGGTTCTTCGGCCATCCCGAGGTCTACATCCTCGTGCTGCCGCCGTTCGGGCTGATCAGCCTGATCCTGCCGAAGTTCGCGGGTCGGAGGCTCTTCGGCTACAAGTTCGTCGTCTACTCGACGATGGCGATCGGCGTCCTCTCCTTTGGCGTCTGGGCCCACCACATGTTCACTACGGGCATCGACCCCCGCCTCCGGTCGGCGTTCATGGCCGTCACCATCGCCATCGCGGTGCCGAGCGCGGTGAAGGTGTTCAACTGGATCACCACCATGTGGACCGGCAACGTCCGGCTCGAGGCGCCAATGCTCTTCTGCGTCGGCGGCATCTCGACGTTCATCGTCGGCGGCGTGACGGGCGTGTTCCTCGCATCGGTCCCCGTCGATACGCTCGTCCACGGCACCTACTACGTGGTCGGCCACTTCCACTTCATCGTCGCCGGGGTCATCGCGTTCGCCATCTTCGCCGGCATCTACTACTGGTTCCCGCTGATGAGCCGCCGCATGTACGACAAGCCGCTCGCGATCGTTCACTTCGTGCTGAGCTTCGTCGGCGTCAACCTGCTCTCGTTCGCCATGCTGATCGTCGGACTGATCGGGTTGCCCCGGCGGTCCGCGACCTACCCCGTGGAGTTCCTCCCGCTACAGGTGGTCGCGAGCATCGGCGCCGCGCTGCTCGCGCTCGGACAGCTCGTCTGGCTGTGGAACATGGTCCAGTCCTACCGCCGGGGACGGATCGTCATGGACGCAGACGTCTGGGGGCTGAAGAAGTACGGACAGTTCACCAAGGAGTGGGAGTGGTTCGAGGCACGCCTCGAGCAGGTACAACAGGCCGAACCCGAGGAGACCGAGGCGTGAAACTCAGGTCAAACGCTGATAGACGACCCCCAGCGTGAACCCGTAGGCGAGGTGGCCGATCAGCGTGAAGAGGACGTAGAGCAGCACGAACGGCCAGGTCAGCTCGCCGGTGCCGAGCACGAGGAAGGCGACCCAGAGCACCAGCCCGAAGACGAGTCCCCGGATGGCGACGTCACGACCTCCGGGTAGCCTCGCGAGATACTCCTCGATCGCGACGAAGACGATCGGCCAGACGAGCACGCCGATCGCGGCGAAGATCACGAACCCCACGAACGGTTGGTCGGGGAGGCCGACGAATCTGGCGATCGCGTCGGGTGCGTTGAGGCGTGATCGCGTCTGTACCTCCGTAAAGAGGAAGATGAACATCATCACCGTGGTCGCGGCGGCGCCGGCACCGATCGCGCGCAGGAACCGATTCATCGCCTCGGTCTACCACCGTCCGGCCGAAAGCTCTGTCGATCACTCGAAGCGCTTAATTTCCCCTCCCCCGAAGCCGCGGGCATGAAGCGACTGATCGTTCACGGCGATCCCGGGATCAGGAAGGAGGGGATCATCGACTACGACGACCGGGAGATGGTGCTCTTCTCGGTCACCCGGAACGGCGACTGGCACGGCCCCGAACGGCCCCAGCTCTGGTGTGTCATCGGCACCGAGGACGAACGAAGCGACTTCGAGGAGCAGAACTACATCCCCCACTTCCTCGAGACCGAGTCGATCGACGCCGAGGCGGTCGACGTGATCAGAGCGCGCGGCGCCTGATTCCTCCGGCCGGATCCACCCGCGACGTCCGACGGATCTCGCTCGCCGACGTCACGCCCACCGTCGAATCGGAGGGATGGCGAAAAGCGAACGAAGTAGACCGTGTCGTGAATTCTCAGGAGTTCTTACGCCTCCCGTCCCTCGAGCCCCTCGATCAGGAACGTCGCGCTCGTGAGGTTCGTCGCCATCGCCGTCTCGTGGACGTCACAGATGCGCAACAGCGCGGTGATGTCGGGCTCGTGTGGCTGGGCCCGAAGCGGATCGCGCAGGAAGACGATCCCGTCGAGGGCCCTCTTCGCGACCTCCGCGCCGATCATCAGGTCGCCGCCCTGCGGCCCCGATTCCACGGGATCGACGTCGAGCGCCGTCTCGTCGTTGAGCCGCTTGCCGGTGGTTCCCGTGGCGATGAGCTCACAGCCCGACAACAGCTCCTCGTGTTCGCCGGCGAACTCGATCAGGTCGTCCTTCTTCTCGTCGTGAGCGATCAGCGCGAGTCGCGTCATACGCCACCTGCTCACGCCGGCGTCATAGCTGTTCGTACCGTCCGGGTCTCGGTAGCACGATCGTGGCGCCGGCTTGCGGTTCCGAATCACAATTCTTAACTGTGTTACCGGGGTAGGAACTGGTAGCGGGATGGGATAGCCAGGAGATTCCGGCGGGCTCATAACCCGCAGATCGGTAGTTCAAATCTACCTCCCGCTATATTCTATCGGACGCTACCTCGAACGAGCGTAGCGAGTGAGAGCGGTGTCCGACGAACTCGCTCGGAGTAGATTTGAAGCAGGGAGCAGCTTCGCTGCGACCGCGGTTCAAATCTACCTCCCGCTACTTCTTCCGAATCCGACTCACGAGCGAGGAGCTCGAAGCCGAGACGCGGTCCGATGGGGCCCGAACGGGGCGAGTTCGCCACGATCGGAAGTCGGGACCCGTCCCTCGAGGTTCCGAAACGCTGAGAGACGGGAGTACGGTCCGTACCGCTTTTGTCGGCCGAACCCGACGTCCGGTCATGGCGAGCCTGCCCGACTCGCCCCTCGAACGGCTGCGACGGCCGGAGTACACGGGGGCAAACCGGTGTCTCCCCTGTACCGCGGTCAACGTACTGATCGCCCTCGTAGCGAGCGCCGTTCTCGCCCTGCTGTCCGTTCCGCTCGGCCTCGTCGCCCTCCTCTCCTCACTGGTCACGATCTACCTCCGCGGGTATCTAGTCCCCGGAACGCCAACGCTCACCGAGCGATACCTCCCCGACCGCGCGGTCACGCCGTTCGATTCCCACTCCATCGAGCGACGCGAGGAGACCTGGGAGACCGGCGAGAGACTCGAACACCGGCGGGAGAACGCGGTCGACCCCGAGCGGTTCCTCCTCGACGTCGGCGCCGTCGAGCCGTGTGAGCGCGAGGACGACCTGTGTCTGACTGACGCGTTCGCCCGCCGTCTCAGCGACCGAAGCGCGAGGCTGGAGTCCGATCGGATCGACCGCAAGAGGATCGCTGACGTGTTCGGCGCCGATCCTGACTCGATCACCGCACTCGAACGCGAGCACCCCGCGTTCAGGATCGGACGTCGCGTCCGGAAGTGGCCCTCAGAGGCGGCACTCGTCGCCGATCTCGCCGGCGACGAACCCTTCGGGAGTGGACCGACCGCTGGACCGACGTCCCGCTCGTACAGCGTCTCGGGATACTGAAGGCCCTTCGCTCGTTTCACGACGTCTGTCCGCGATGTGCCGGCACGATACGCCTGAGCGACGGGACGGTCGAGTCGTGCTGTCGGTCCTACGAGGTCCTCACGGTCGGGTGTGTCGACTGTGGCGCGTCGCTGCTCGAGTTCAATCCGGCCGACGTCGAACTCCGAGGAGACGAAACGGGCGTCCAGTCCTGAACGGCGACGTTCGATCCGGCCGCCTCGGTTCTACTCCCGTCCTCGAACGACGCGCACCGTCACCTCGTCGTACAGTCCCCTCTCGAACGCGTTCGCGACGTTGAGACCCGCGCCGATCGTGTACTCCCCTCGCCCGACTCGCTCCCACTCGGACTTCGAGACGCGAAACGTCTGCGTCCAGCGCTTCGGGAACCGCTTTCGCTCGCCGCGACCGAACTTGAACTCTCCGGGTTCGGCCGGTGGGTCCCGGAGCGAGGCGATCGACGCCTCCCGCACCCCGTCGACGGACCAGGTCCACGGGATCGGCGAGGCGGTCCGAAACGTGATCGGGAACGGCATCGAGTTCCGCATGGTGACCCGGAACGGGATCCACTCGCCGGAGGCGTACTCGGTCCGCGGCGTCGAGACCCCGATGGAGACCGCTCGATCTCGAACGGTGTCCGGGAGGAGTCGGCGGCTCAGTGCGGTGGCGTCGATCCACCGCATCGCTTGCGGTCGGTCAGAGCCGCGCTCGCTGGGGGAGAACTGATCGTCGTCGTCGCGGTGGAGCGCTCCCGACTCGTAGATCCGACGCATTGTCGTTCGCAGGCGGTAGCCCGACTAAAGCGTTCGGTCGGATCGATCCCGGTACGGATCAGTCGTCCGCGGAAGTCTCGGCCGCGTCACTCCCGGAGGTATCGTCCCGTTCGGCGTCGTAGCGGTCGTCGTACAGGTGACAGGCGATGTGATGGCTCTCGCCGGTCCGGATCGCCTCCGGTCGGTCCCGCTCGCACGGCGAGACGAACCCCTCCTCGAGGCGCTCGTGGGCGCCCGCTATCCGCCCCGCCTGGAGTTCGTCAGTCGCCTCCGAGAGCACCTCCTCTGCGGAAGGGTCCGAGACCCGCTCCGGGAGGTCGAACTCCGCTCTAACCAGTTCGTCGAGGGTCGCCCTCGACGCGTCCGCCGGATCCATCGGTCGCGTCCCCTCCCCCCCGCCGGCGTCGGTGACGGTGAGCGATTCGAGCGTCTCGGCGTCGCCGACCCGGAGTTTGAGATCGAGAATCGACCGCCACTCCTCCTGAGGGAGGTCGTAGTCGCCGGGCTGGATGACGTGGTGACAACGGGTGTGGAACCGACAGCCCGACGGCGGATCGATCGGCGACGGAACGGTCCCGGAGAGGAGGATCCGTTCGCCCGTCCAGAGCGGGTCCGGTTCCGGGATCGCCGAGAGCAGCGCCTCGGTGTAGGGATGGTGCGGCGGCGAGAACACCTCCGCGGTCGTTCCGATCTCGGCGATCTCCCCGAGATACATCACCGCGACCCGATCGGAGACGTGTTCGACGACGCTCAGATCGTGGGCGATGAAGACGTACGAGAGGCCGAACTCCTCCTGGAGGTCCTCCAGGAGGTTGAGGATCTGTGCCTGGACGCTCACGTCGAGCGCGCTCACCGGTTCGTCACAGACGATCACCTCCGGATCGACCGCGAGCGCGCGGGCGATACCGATGCGCTGGCGCTGACCGCCCGAGAACTCGTGGGGGTATCGGCTCGTGTGACTCGGGCTCAGCCCCACCGTCTCGAGAAGTTCGTAGACTCGCTCGGTCCGTTTCTCGCCCTCGGCGATCCCGTGGATGTCGAGGGGCTCGCCGACGATGTCACCCACCGTCAGACGCGGGTTCAGGCTCGAGAACGGGTCCTGGAAGACGTACTGGAGGTCCTTTCTGCGGTCCCGGAGCTCGCCCGGGGAGGCGTCGGTCAGGTCCGCTCCGCGGTAGTACACCGACCCCTCGGTCGGCTCGACGAGCCTGAGGAGCGATCGCCCGAGCGTGGTCTTCCCACAGCCGCTCTCGCCGACGACGCCGAGGGTCTCCCCCTCGTACAGTTCGAGGTCGACGCCGTCGACCGCCTTCACCGACTGGCCGCGACCGAGGAGGCTGTCGACGAACCCGCTGGAGGTGTCGTAGTACTTACGCAGTCCCTCGACGCGCAGAATGGGTTCCTCGCCGCTAGCCATTTCGGCCGCCCTCCGTGGGGGACGTCTCGCGTTCGTCCTCGGTCTCAGGATCGCGGACCCCGACCTCGTAGTCGAGTCCGTCCGTCAGATCACCCGTGTACTCGAGACACGCGGCGGAGCGCTCCGTCTCGCTCGAGGCCTCCGCGCCGGTCTCGGGGTCGACCAGCGGCGGTTCCTTTCGAGTACAGACCTCCTCCGCGAACGGGCATCGCGGATGGAAATCACAGCCCGGCGGGAGTTCGACGAGATCGGGCATCGTCCCGGGGATCGTCTGCAGTCGTTCACGCGTGTCGCCCACGCGCGGGATCGAACTCATCAACCCGACGGTGTAGGGCATCTTCGGGTCGTAGTAGAGCTCCTCGACTGGCGCCTTC comes from the Halalkalicoccus sp. CG83 genome and includes:
- a CDS encoding DUF6789 family protein, translating into MNRFLRAIGAGAAATTVMMFIFLFTEVQTRSRLNAPDAIARFVGLPDQPFVGFVIFAAIGVLVWPIVFVAIEEYLARLPGGRDVAIRGLVFGLVLWVAFLVLGTGELTWPFVLLYVLFTLIGHLAYGFTLGVVYQRLT
- a CDS encoding methylglyoxal synthase gives rise to the protein MTRLALIAHDEKKDDLIEFAGEHEELLSGCELIATGTTGKRLNDETALDVDPVESGPQGGDLMIGAEVAKRALDGIVFLRDPLRAQPHEPDITALLRICDVHETAMATNLTSATFLIEGLEGREA
- a CDS encoding translation initiation factor IF-2 subunit alpha; this translates as MKYSGWPNPGELVVGKVDEIEDFGVFVDLEEYEDKRGLIHISEVASGWIKNVRDHVREGQTVVCKVLEVDRDSQQIDLTLKDVNEHQHKETIQRWKNEQKADNWMSLAFGEDVDEETYGAVANELIDVHGSLYEGFEQAAIHGPSALSETDLSDEEAEAIVETARENVSVPYVTVTGYVDLVCSTDEGVDAVKEALRAAEGNGEVSDEIDLEVTYVGAPEYRIRVQAPNYKTAESELEKSAQRASEAIAALGGSGSFHRERKTDDE
- a CDS encoding HAH_0734 family protein; translation: MKRLIVHGDPGIRKEGIIDYDDREMVLFSVTRNGDWHGPERPQLWCVIGTEDERSDFEEQNYIPHFLETESIDAEAVDVIRARGA
- a CDS encoding cbb3-type cytochrome c oxidase subunit I, whose amino-acid sequence is MYIDILGGALIGALLLTLCVGIARSLDRRVGAVMTDGGERSNASSSSEVSPDGGVATGYGFVTSKPTGLIRWFTTVDHRDIGILYLTFGVFMFLWGGMDAMMARTELLTPQAEVFGIETYNQLFTTHAITMLFLFATPILFGLANYFLPLLIGADDMAFPRINAIGFWVLPPAAVLIRFGILSDTVAALLAPVSPALAQLLVAFKPIDVGWTLYPPLSTQTINAQIDMVLLGLHLSGIGTTLGAINIIATIFTDRAPDVGWERLDIFSWTLLTQAGLILFAFPLLGAVLIMLLLDRNVGTSFFAIEYGGYILYQHLFWFFGHPEVYILVLPPFGLISLILPKFAGRRLFGYKFVVYSTMAIGVLSFGVWAHHMFTTGIDPRLRSAFMAVTIAIAVPSAVKVFNWITTMWTGNVRLEAPMLFCVGGISTFIVGGVTGVFLASVPVDTLVHGTYYVVGHFHFIVAGVIAFAIFAGIYYWFPLMSRRMYDKPLAIVHFVLSFVGVNLLSFAMLIVGLIGLPRRSATYPVEFLPLQVVASIGAALLALGQLVWLWNMVQSYRRGRIVMDADVWGLKKYGQFTKEWEWFEARLEQVQQAEPEETEA
- a CDS encoding 30S ribosomal protein S27e — encoded protein: MAGSFHRVACPDCENEQIVFGRASTEVACAVCGHTLVRPTGGKADIEGEVLETVEHRSADRDEPGETAEVR
- a CDS encoding ABC transporter ATP-binding protein, which gives rise to MASGEEPILRVEGLRKYYDTSSGFVDSLLGRGQSVKAVDGVDLELYEGETLGVVGESGCGKTTLGRSLLRLVEPTEGSVYYRGADLTDASPGELRDRRKDLQYVFQDPFSSLNPRLTVGDIVGEPLDIHGIAEGEKRTERVYELLETVGLSPSHTSRYPHEFSGGQRQRIGIARALAVDPEVIVCDEPVSALDVSVQAQILNLLEDLQEEFGLSYVFIAHDLSVVEHVSDRVAVMYLGEIAEIGTTAEVFSPPHHPYTEALLSAIPEPDPLWTGERILLSGTVPSPIDPPSGCRFHTRCHHVIQPGDYDLPQEEWRSILDLKLRVGDAETLESLTVTDAGGGEGTRPMDPADASRATLDELVRAEFDLPERVSDPSAEEVLSEATDELQAGRIAGAHERLEEGFVSPCERDRPEAIRTGESHHIACHLYDDRYDAERDDTSGSDAAETSADD
- a CDS encoding 50S ribosomal protein L44e, producing MQIPRRFNTYCPYCNEHHQHELEKVRTGRQTGMKWIDRQRKRQTGIGNDGKFSKVPSGGKPTRKTDFKYRCGECGKAHLRKGWRAGRVEFQE